DNA from Deferribacter autotrophicus:
TTTTAGCATTTTTTAAATATTAATATTTGTAGAGTATTTTTCTTTTTTAGAACCTAATGTATCGCCCAACGGCGGACGGGTATTTTTGACATCATTAATAAACACATTTAATGTTACCCTTATATTTATTTTTTACAAAAAGCTGGTTTAAATATTTTTGTCGCACCTATAGATTTTAAAACTAACAGAAACAATTATATCTTTGATAGTCTTATGCCAAAATAAGCTATTTATATGATACATGTATACATGTAAAACACTGCACGAATGGATAGGTAATATGTATAATGATTTTTTTAATCTTAAAGGCTCAATCTAAACAATCCCTCAACCCTTAACGTCGAACCAGTAACTTTATCTTCACCTATCGATATAATCTTTACTAAATATTTGTATTTAGCCACATTTGAACCAGCACTTGGAGGAAAAGAAGCAACACCACCAGCACCGGCAATTGAACCTTGGTATTCTTTTATCAGATAAATTTTTATTTCATATTTTCCCTGTATAAATTCAATCCAGTAATTGTCTTTTGACATCAACAAGCTTTTACAAGTATCGTTATTAGGATCAGATAGTATTAGGTATTTTTTTATATCAAAAGTATTTCCCAAACCACACACTTCATCAGGATCTGATACCGATCTTATGCTAATATCATTAAATGAGACAAATACCTTATCATAACTTTCAAAGTTTTTTAAAAGATGAACAGCAATATCAACCCCAGAATTCGTAGCTTCTTTCAAGTTGGCGAATCTTTTAAATTCACCCGAAAACTTAGTACTGCTTGTTAAAACAAAATATAAAGATCCTACTAATAAAAGCAAAGCAACAGCAAATATCAATATAGTATTTAATATAAAGCCCCTGTTATTCATCATAAATTCTCCAGATAAATGATATCTTCAATTATTATCCACCTATAATATGCTAAATTTCCTGATATTGCATAAGATGAGTTATCGATTGTGTAAGAAATTGTTTTACTTAAAGGAGTTTTTCTCCTATTACCATTTTGCACAATAAATCCCATTTTCAAAACTTTACTATTACTGTCATACACAAATTTCACATCGGCAACGCATTTTAATATCACATTATCATCCAATAACAAATTGTATGTATCTGCAGCACAATCGTTATAAGGCTGGTCTACACTTAATTTTATCGTTCTGATATAATAATATGGATCATCACAAACACCATCATTATTGGCATCTCTGCACCTAATTAAAATATCACCTTTATTACAAAAAGTATCTGTAGCACTTAATTTTCCTTTCAATACCTTATTCTCACTCAATTCAACACAAGGAACATTCAATGTTTTTGTTCCAGAACATACTTCCCACGCTCCAGAATCTGTTTCATCACCAAATAGGGTATAAAATGTCAAGGTATCACCAATCACATTTACAGCATTGTCAACATTGTTTCTATCAATACCAAAACCCGCAGACCTTATAAGCTTATCAAGCTTCAAAACAGTCAATCTTATATCATCAGCAGTTTTGCTTACAGCAATCTGAACAGTCCCGCTTCTATAAAAAGTATTGTATGTAACATAGATAAAAGAAGAAATTATGACGAATAACCCCATTCCAACAATAAGTTCTATCAGCGTCATTCCCTTTTTATTCATTTTTAGCCCTCACATATATCGTACCAGATATACTGTTTTCTTCATTGTAATATGGTTTTGTCCATTTAACTGTTACTACCACCTTTTTAAGTTTCCCTATTGAACTGCTATCATCAATAACATTGATCGTATAATTGTAATCAGTGTTATCTATAGTAATCGTTCCATTATCGTTAGCTAGACTGTTAAAATCCATACTTTCTATTTCAATCAATTTCTTATTTAAAGCCAAATATGCTTTATCTCTGACTTCATTAATTTTGTTTATCTTAACAGCATTGATAAAAGCAGGCACAAGCCCGAGTATAGCTATCAAAAATATCAAAATAGCAATCATGAGTTCTATCAAGGTAAAAGCTTTTTTATTCAGCATGAACATTTCCCGTTTGATCTATTGTTATTTTTTTACTCAAAGAATATCCACTTACTGTAACGACAAAGGGCTGTGTCAAATTTATCCCGCCGGTAACATCAAAATTATAATTTGGCATCCCTTTTTTGTTAAATAGCACAAGCCCACTGATTAAACTAATATTGTCGTTTGTTGAAATCAAAAATTTTGAAGTATAATTTTCAATTTTAACAACATCTGTATCATCTGCAGGTGGCCAAGTTGTAGAACTATATCTGACAAGAGAATACCCGCTACTACTAAACCAAATACCATATAGGTCGTATGAACAGTTATCAACGGGATCACATTCGACCCCTTTTAGTATTGATAATTTTTGCGCATCATTTATTAAAGAAATAATTTTATCCACCGTTTCATTCAATTTAATCCTGTTTATAAATTTAGAACCAGCTATAAATGCAATACTTATCAGTATAACAAAGATAGTTATTACTACCATTAATTCTATTAATGTAAAACCCTTATTTATCCTCATAATCTATCTCATAATCCTAAATAAAAGCTTACTTGATACATCTTCACCTTTTTGTTTCTGTTTTATGATGGTGCCAACAGATGTCTGTATTAACTTAACATATTCCCCCTTTTCTTCCATTGGCGTAGCTGTAATACCTTCTCCTATAGGTGGTGCACCCACTCCCAAATCAAGACTTTTTATAAATGTAATTTTCTGTTCAATATTACCCTGAGTATCTGTTGTTATGCTAATATTTTGGTTTTCTTGCAAAAACATAGGTTGTGGTCCTGGCGTACCACTCTTGTAATACATAGCATGCAGATTTGTTGTACCACCATAACTACACAAATCATTGTTTGGAGTAAACGTAAGTACATCAACAATTGAACCAGCAATAAATGGTTGGGTAAATCCTCTTTCCCTATCTCCAAGTCTGTAATACCATCCAGAGTAGCCCAAGCCATCACTACTCACAGGAGTAGTCAAAGCATTAGCAAATGCCTCAACTGATGGTGTCACACCATTTAATGTCTCAGTAATAAGCAAATCCCCAGTAGTTTCAGTCACTATGGGATAACCTTTATCACAGGTGTATGTTAAACTTGTTAAATCTAATCTTGCATCACCACACTTTACACCCAAACAAAAACACTCTACTTTTGAAATATTCGCTTCAACAACAGCATCGGTTGAATCATAAAGGTCATTAAAGCTCAATTTAAAATTAGAAGAAGTCTTCCAAACACCGTCGGAATCTTTAATTCCAACAATATATTGAGATAAATTGTCAACTTTATCATCGGTATTTAAAAATCTACCTGTAACAAAATAAAGCCACAATTTACCATCATCATCAATAGTATTAGCTACTTTACTGAATATTGGCCGTTGTACATCAAATACTGCTTGTAAATCAGCAACTTTCAAACTTGCTATATCTTTATATCCAGTCGAATCACGAAGATTAAGAAAATACAATTTTCCAATCTGACTTGATGCACCACCATAAGAGCCAAACACAACCATATCAACCTGATAATCATGATCCACATCAAGGGTTTCAACATCACCAATTGCAACTTTTGTATCAACTGAAATCTGTTTAACTAACACACCAGTTTTAAGATCCAAAATGAAAATATTTGCAGAAGAAACAAAATTTGAGCCTTCAGGATTTAAAGGACCACTCCCAAAAATCAAGTACCACTCCCCTTTAGATGCAGGTTCTCCTTTTCTTATCACACCAGGAAAAGATAAAGTCAAAGAATAGTCAGGCAATTTATATTCCCACAAAACCTTAGGATTTAATGGATCTGTAACATCAATGGCAAAGACAGATGACGAATAATCATAATTTCCATCATTATCAATGTCTATCGGC
Protein-coding regions in this window:
- a CDS encoding PilW family protein; protein product: MNKKGMTLIELIVGMGLFVIISSFIYVTYNTFYRSGTVQIAVSKTADDIRLTVLKLDKLIRSAGFGIDRNNVDNAVNVIGDTLTFYTLFGDETDSGAWEVCSGTKTLNVPCVELSENKVLKGKLSATDTFCNKGDILIRCRDANNDGVCDDPYYYIRTIKLSVDQPYNDCAADTYNLLLDDNVILKCVADVKFVYDSNSKVLKMGFIVQNGNRRKTPLSKTISYTIDNSSYAISGNLAYYRWIIIEDIIYLENL
- a CDS encoding prepilin-type N-terminal cleavage/methylation domain-containing protein; the protein is MLNKKAFTLIELMIAILIFLIAILGLVPAFINAVKINKINEVRDKAYLALNKKLIEIESMDFNSLANDNGTITIDNTDYNYTINVIDDSSSIGKLKKVVVTVKWTKPYYNEENSISGTIYVRAKNE
- a CDS encoding pilus assembly FimT family protein, which translates into the protein MRINKGFTLIELMVVITIFVILISIAFIAGSKFINRIKLNETVDKIISLINDAQKLSILKGVECDPVDNCSYDLYGIWFSSSGYSLVRYSSTTWPPADDTDVVKIENYTSKFLISTNDNISLISGLVLFNKKGMPNYNFDVTGGINLTQPFVVTVSGYSLSKKITIDQTGNVHAE